CGGCGAAGGTTCTTTTGAGCAATTTCACCGCCGAAGGCAAGCATACGATAAAGTCGGAGCTCTTACTTCCGAAGGGCGTCACCGTCACAAATCCGGAAGTATCTCTGACGGTTGAGGTTCGGGCGAGAAATGATTAGGATACGAAATCTTGCGCTTCCCTTTGCTTGGGAGGGGCGTTTGGAGGAGGCGGTATATGATCGCCTCCGTTTCCATGCCGCCGCCGGTAAAAGCGGTGAAAGCGAATATAAAGACGTGCTGAAAAGCGTCACGCTGCGGCGCAAGGGACTGGATGCGCGGCGCTATAAAGGGAAGCCGATTCACTATACGTATATGGTGGACGTGGAGCTTGCCTCACCGTCGCTTGAAAAACAAGTGCTCGCGAAGTTCCGCAAGGACAAGGATGTCGAGCGCGTGGAGCCGGAGCGTGAACGCACGCCCGCGCCGATTCGGGCGCGCGGAGAAAAGCCGCCCGTCGTCGTCGGCTTCGGACCGTCTGGGATGTTTGCCGCGCTGACTTTGGCGGAAGCGGGCTTTTCGCCGATCGTGCTTGAGCGCGGCGCACAGATCGAGGAGAGGCAGAGGCTCGTTTCACACTTTTGGGAGACAGGCGAGCTCAGCCCCCTGTCGAATGTCCAGTTCGGCGAGGGCGGGGCGGGGACGTTTTCGGACGGAAAGCTCACGACACGCATACAGGATCCGGAGGTGCGCCGCGTCCTCGAGGCATTTGTCCGCGCGGGCGCGCCGGAGGACATCCTCTATCTCCAAAAGCCGCACCTCGGCACAGATAAGCTGCGCGGGATTGTCCGCCGCATCCGTGAAGAGATCATCCGCCTCGGCGGTACGATCCGCTTCGGCGCGCATGTCACGGGACTGGAGCGGAAGGACGGCAAAGTCACGGCGCTTTTTATCAACGACGAGGAGCGCATGGAGATGGAGGCCGTATTTCTCGGCATCGGCCATTCGGCGCGCGATACATACGAGCTGCTGCATCGAAGCGGCCTGCCGCTCGAGGCGAAGGCCTTTGCCGTCGGCGTGCGCATCGAGCATCCGCAGGAATTGATTGACGCGGCGCAGTATCGGGAGGATGCGGGACATCCGATGCTTCCCGCTGCCGACTATGCGCTGAGCTATCAGGATCGGGAGGCCGGTCGGGGCGTGTACTCCTTCTGCATGTGTCCCGGCGGCGAGGTCGTCGCCGCCGCGTCGGAAAAGGGCGGTGTCGTGACGAACGGCATGAGCCGATACGCGCGGGCGACGGGCATAGCGAATGCCGCCCTTGTCGTGACCGTTACGCCGGAGGATTTTGGCGGGGATCCGCTGGCGGGCATTGCCTTTCAGAGGAAGTACGAGCAGCTTGCGTTCACACTGGCGGGCGGAGATTATACGGCGCCCGTGCAGAGCGTCGGGGACTTCCTCGCGGGGAAGTCGGGTTCGGCGGACTTTCTGACGACGCCGACCTACCGGCCGCGCGTCAAGCCGCTCGATCTGCGCGACTGCCTGCCCGGATTCGTGACGAAGTCGCTGGCGCTTGCCCTGCCTCATTTTGACCGGAAGATTGCTGGGTTCGCAAGGGATGACGTCGTCATGACGGGCATTGAGACGCGCACCTCGGCGCCCTGCCGCATTCCCCGCAATCGGGAGACATTGGAGACAATCGGGCTCGCGGGGCTCTATCCCATAGGCGAAGGGGCCGGTTATGCGGGCGGCATCATGAGTGCCGCCGTCGACGGCCG
This portion of the Selenomonas sp. TAMA-11512 genome encodes:
- a CDS encoding FAD-dependent protein, whose translation is MIRIRNLALPFAWEGRLEEAVYDRLRFHAAAGKSGESEYKDVLKSVTLRRKGLDARRYKGKPIHYTYMVDVELASPSLEKQVLAKFRKDKDVERVEPERERTPAPIRARGEKPPVVVGFGPSGMFAALTLAEAGFSPIVLERGAQIEERQRLVSHFWETGELSPLSNVQFGEGGAGTFSDGKLTTRIQDPEVRRVLEAFVRAGAPEDILYLQKPHLGTDKLRGIVRRIREEIIRLGGTIRFGAHVTGLERKDGKVTALFINDEERMEMEAVFLGIGHSARDTYELLHRSGLPLEAKAFAVGVRIEHPQELIDAAQYREDAGHPMLPAADYALSYQDREAGRGVYSFCMCPGGEVVAAASEKGGVVTNGMSRYARATGIANAALVVTVTPEDFGGDPLAGIAFQRKYEQLAFTLAGGDYTAPVQSVGDFLAGKSGSADFLTTPTYRPRVKPLDLRDCLPGFVTKSLALALPHFDRKIAGFARDDVVMTGIETRTSAPCRIPRNRETLETIGLAGLYPIGEGAGYAGGIMSAAVDGRKAAQCFLKEKAANIFE